The window CCTGGCTGCAGCTGGCAGAAGAGATCGAAAACCCGCTCCAGGTTTTCCGGAGCAATGCCGCAGCCGTTGTCCTGAACAAAGAAGACCGGCTTGGGCCCGCCGGCTCGCACCCCGATGACGATCCGGGGCTCTGGCTGCCCGCCCATGTACTTGCAGGCATTGTCGAGCAGATTCTCCAGCACCTCCCGCAACCGGCCCGGATCCCCCAGCACCGCCGGCATCCCCGGGGCGATCTCGACGGCGATGCCGCCGCCCCTCAGCCGGTCGCCCAGGGCAGTCACCACCTCGTGGACCAGGTCGGCGAAGGGAACCGGCACCGCCGGCCGGACGATGTGGCCCTGTCTGGCCAGCTCCAGGAGGTCCAGCAGCCGCTGCTCCATCTGGCGGGCCATGGC is drawn from Thermodesulfobacteriota bacterium and contains these coding sequences:
- a CDS encoding HAMP domain-containing sensor histidine kinase encodes the protein AMARQMEQRLLDLLELARQGHIVRPAVPVPFADLVHEVVTALGDRLRGGGIAVEIAPGMPAVLGDPGRLREVLENLLDNACKYMGGQPEPRIVIGVRAGGPKPVFFVQDNGCGIAPENLERVFDLFCQLQPGGSGAGAGLAIVRRIVEATGGQVWAESAGLGKGSSICFSLPQVTGQV